Sequence from the Bacillus sp. es.036 genome:
TCTCCCACGTTGCTCCTTCTTTAAACGCCACGCGTCCACCAATCGTATGAACAAGCTCTTCAAGATCGTCGCCTCGATCGTTTCGTAAACTTAACTGGAAGAGGTTGTTCCGTCCAATTTCAGGAACGAATGTTGTACAAACAAGGGCGTTATAAGAATCGAGCTCAGTTGCCGCAATCATATACTCGTAAGGCGTTAAATCCAGACGATATTCGGTTTGTTCAGAAAGAATTTCTCCTCTATAAAACGGTACGCCTGCTTTTCTCGTTGTAAGCAGCCTTTGCCATGATGAATCCGTGATTAATACTGGGATCTTTAATTCTTTTAATGTTTTAGAAAGCGCCGTTGAGAACGTACTTCCTCCAACGATTAGAACTCCCGGTTGACCGTCACTTGCAAGTCCAAGCTTCTCTGCCGTCCAACGAATAGAAAATCCATGAACAACAACCGTTGCAAATACTAATGCAAATGTGAGAGACATTAGGATTTTTGCATCTTCAAATCCAGCATCAAGCAACACACTTGCAAAGTAACTTGCGACAGTTAATGCGACGATTCCTCGTGGCGCAATCCAACCAACAAGCGTTTTTTCCTGCCAGGATAAATCCGTTCCAATCGTGGATAACCAGATCGAAATTGGTCTTACCACAAATAGCATAAGTAGGACAAACGCAAGGATTTGCCAATGGAAGATTTCAAGCAATGTGTCAACGGATAAGGAAGCGGTTAGCATGATGAAGATCGTTGAGATTAAAAGAACTGAAATGTTTTCTTTAAAATGTCTCATATCATCAATCGATGAAATATGCATGTTCGCTAGCGTAATCCCCATTGCCGTAACAGCAAGCAATCCTGTTTCATGCGTAATTTCATCAGATACCGCAAAACAAAGGATCACGACAGCGAAAACGACTGGAGATTTTAAGAATTCAGGAACATATCCCTTCTCAAACATCCACCCAATACCACGTCCACATAGGAAACCAAATAGCGTTGCAAAAAGAGATCCTAAGAAAAAGACAAGAAGAACGGTAGCCGTTGCTTCCTCTACTTTTAGAAATTTAATAATTTCAAATGCAAAAACAGCAAGAAGTGCTCCAAGCGGATCGACGATGA
This genomic interval carries:
- a CDS encoding cation:proton antiporter, which produces MVDSILFNIMLVGALGIFSQWVAWRFHFPAIVVMSIIGLLVGPIFGFLHPEDVFGDLFDPFVSIAVAIILFEGSLNLDFREIKGLGRPVGRIVTVGAFLAWLLGSLSAHYVAGLSWGVAFVIGGLFIVTGPTVILPLLRQAKLKPRPAKILKWEGIIVDPLGALLAVFAFEIIKFLKVEEATATVLLVFFLGSLFATLFGFLCGRGIGWMFEKGYVPEFLKSPVVFAVVILCFAVSDEITHETGLLAVTAMGITLANMHISSIDDMRHFKENISVLLISTIFIMLTASLSVDTLLEIFHWQILAFVLLMLFVVRPISIWLSTIGTDLSWQEKTLVGWIAPRGIVALTVASYFASVLLDAGFEDAKILMSLTFALVFATVVVHGFSIRWTAEKLGLASDGQPGVLIVGGSTFSTALSKTLKELKIPVLITDSSWQRLLTTRKAGVPFYRGEILSEQTEYRLDLTPYEYMIAATELDSYNALVCTTFVPEIGRNNLFQLSLRNDRGDDLEELVHTIGGRVAFKEGATWETLNRKVESGYVFRKTNITQQYTYDRYLKERDEETIMLFVKKPSGSLEFFAHDSQTRAEAGDVLVSLMPPSKEFNRIREKLDKQRTDEKSEKEKERHLEDE